Genomic window (Vibrio coralliirubri):
TACATCGTTGTTTCAACTCTGATGGCACCGGTAATTGTGACCTTAGGTGCAGCGCACGGCTTGATCATTCCATTGATTGCGGTTCACTTATTCGTGTTCTACTTCGGTATTCTTGCAGATGACACACCTCCGGTAGGTCTGGCAGCCTTTGCGGCCGCCGCGATTGCAAAATCCGACCCAATTCGTACAGGTATTCAAGGTTTTACCTACGATATCCGGACCGCTATCTTGCCGTTCATGTTCATCTTCAATACCCAGCTACTGTTGATGGGCATTGATTCTTGGTGGCACTTAGCGCTGACGATTTTCTCTTCTGTGACTGCGGTACTTATCTTTGCCGCAGCAACTCAAGGTTGGTGGTTCACCAAGAACAAGTGGTGGGAAACTATACTGCTTATCGTTCTGACCTTCTCTTTCTTCCGCCCAGGTTTCTGGTGGGACATGATTTATCCAGAGAAAGTTCTTTCACCTGGAGTTGAGATCGCTCAAATCACAGAAAGCCTATCTGTGGGACAATCACTTGAATTGAGAGTAGGTGGCGAAAACTTAGAAGGTAACTATTCTGAGAAAACAGTTCGCCTTCCGTTTGCAGATTCTGCGACAACAAGTGAAGACCGCATTGCTTCAATGGGCCTAATGCTGACACAAGCTGACGACAAGATGATTGTTGATATGGTTGAGTTTGGTAGCCCTGCAGAAGCCGCTGGCATTGACTTTGATTGGGAAATTAAATCAGTTATCCAAGACGCAGAACGACCAATGAAAGAGTGGGTATTCTTACCTGCCCTACTGATTTTGATTGGTTTAGCGATGAACCAAAGAAGGCGTGCTCGTAAGGATGAGATTAGCGCGTAATGGATAGAGCCAAGTAGCGCTCTACTCTATTTGGCTTTTTTACTACATGGAAAAGATAATTACAGCGTTTGGTATACTAAGCGCTGCTCAAAAAGAGACGAATACATGTATAGACAAATCCTTGTTCCCGTTGATCTTAACGACAAAGGCTTTTCTGATAAAGCAGTCGAGCTAGCGGTATGGCACGCGAAACACAGCAATGCTGAAGTCCACATTCTGAACGTACTACCGGGCATTCACATGTCGATGGTTGCGTCTTACTTCCCGAAAGATGCAGCGAACCAAATGAAGCTTGATGTGAAAAATCAGCTCAAAGAGTTTGCTGACAAGCACATTGACGATGAAGTGGTGTATAAAGTTCACGTTGCCGAAGGCAAGACTTACACAACAATTCTAGATTACGCAGAAAAACTGGGGGCTGACCTTATCGTGATGCCTAGCCACAAGCGTTCAAAAATCGACAAAGTTGTGCTTGGTTCTGTTGCAAGCAAAGTGGTACAGAACTCACCAATCAATGTATTGGTAGTTAAGCCGCAAGGCTAAATCACTTAATCGACACAACGATCTAAAAAGGTTGGCCTAAAAGCCAACCTTTTTTGTTTTGTGTTCGCACCGTTTAATACCAATCGTAGTAAAGATCTCAAGAATCAACGCACTAAGTTCTGCGGATTACCCGCAACAAACCCATCAATATTATCGATTAAGATATCAGACAGTTTTTGAATTGAGCTGTCACTGCCCCACGCCACATGTGGTGTCAGCAATAAGTTAGGTAGGTGACTGTTAGCCAATAGTGGGTTCGAGTTGTATGCAGGCTCTTGTGTAAACACGTCCATGCCAGCGCCTGCGATTTCATTACTTTTCAAAGCCTCAACTAGGGCTTGCTCATCAACAAGTCCACCACGGCCAGCATTAATTAACACCGCGCTTGGTTTCATCATTGCTAGCTCTCGATCTGAAATCAGGTTTCGAGTCGCTTCGGTCAACGGACAATGTAAGCTGATCGCATCCGCTTGCTGCAACACTGTATCAAAAGGCAGATACCCCTCTCGACAAGAGTCAGCCCCTTTGCGCTCTGCAAAAATGACGTTCATACCAATCGCTTTAGCCAATATCGCTGTCGCTTGCCCTAAACTGCCACTACCGATTAAACCCAATGTGCTGCCTGCCACATCTTGAATCGGATGTGTAAAGAAACAGAACTGTTTATCCTTTTGCCACTCGCCAGCTTCAATATCTTGATGGTAGCCAACAAGGTTTCGTTTAAGTGTAAACAACATAGCAATCACATGTTCAGGTACCGACTGAGTCGCATAGCCTTGCACATTAGCCACTGCGATATTGTTACTCTTGCAGTAGTCGACATCGACATTATTGACGCCAGTCGCTGACACCGCGATCAACTTGAGTTGCTGTGCTTGAGCTAAATTATCAGCGTTGAGCACAACCTTATTGGTGATAACAACATCCGCTCCCGCAACGCGCTCAGCAACGAGTTCTGGAGCAGTAAAATCATACTCGACCCACTCATTTTCAAAGCTTAGAGGTTTTAAATGGATTTGAGATGGGATGGTGGCTCTGTCGAGAAAGACCACTTTCAACTTCGGCATTGTACGTCCTTGAATTGGTGTTGATGAGACCATTCTAAGCTTTTAGCTTACTGTAGTCTGGAAGCTCTGGCGCAATTTCAAAGTGCTGCTCGATTTGTGGCGATGCTTGAGGATAAAACTCACACAGAACAAAGGCTTTGAATAACTGATCATTGGCCGGATGATAAAAACTGAGTTCACACGCGTGCAGAGCCAACCTATCACTATAGTTAAAAGCATCTGGCGTTGCATAAAACTCATCACCCACAATAGGATTCCCCATCTCCATACAGTGCACTCGCAACTGATGGGAACGCCCGGTAATTGGCAGTAATTTCAATAAGGTCGTTTGAGCCTCTTCTTGTTCCACCACATAGCGAGTCTGAGATGATTTACCATCCTCGAAACACACTTTCTGCTTCGGCCGGTTTGGCCAATCGCAAATAAGAGGGAGGTCAATCAAACCTTCTGCTTCTTCTACTGAACCCCATACTCGGGCGTAATAGAGTTTGTGTGTCAGTCGATATTGAAATTGCTTCTTCAAATGACGCTCAGCTTGTTTGTGTTTAGCGAGCAGCATCAAGCCCGATGTCGACATGTCCAATCGATGCACGACTTGAATCTCTGGAAATTCGACAACCAAGCGACTCCAAATGCTGTCGTAATGCTCAGGTAACCGACCCGGAACAGAAAGCAGGCCTGCAGGCTTGTTCACCACAAGAATATCGTCATCTTGATAAACAATATCAATCCACGGTTCACGCGGTGGTGTGTACTGTTCTAACGCCATTGAAGCCTCTTAATTGCTAGTGAATAAATAATTTACGGTTGATTCGTTTATAAATAAATACAATTTTCAACATTTTCGTACATAAAAGTTGACGACTTTACAAAACATGGTATTGATAGGGTAACGGATAATAAGAAGTCAGCATCAAAGGAAAAACGATGGAAAGTACGGTTAAAACCACCAACACAAAAACACCAATCTCAGCTCCCCTATCAAGTTTAATTAAGTCTCTTGGCCCAGGCATTATGATGGCCGCAGCAGCTGTAGGTGGTTCTCACTTAGTCGCCTCAACCAAGGCGGGTGCGATTTATGGTTGGCAGCTCGCCGCGCTTATTATCCTCGTTAATGTATTTAAATACCCATTCTTCAGAGCCGGCATCCAATACACGCTAGGAACGGGTCAAAGCTTGGTGGAAGGTTACTCTAACCTAGGCCGCCCATACCTTGTGATCTTTTCGATCTTGAGTGCCATATCTGCGGTCGTGAATACCGCTGCCCTGCTATTATTCAGTGCAAGCCTACTCAGTTACTTTGTTCCTTTCGATTTAGCCACTAGCACCTTGTGCATGATCGTTTTAGCGACCTGTTTGATCATTCTGTTTGCTGGCCATTATCGTGCTCTAGATACACTATCTAAAGCGATCATGGCGATCTTAACCATCACAACCTTAGCTGCAGTCGCTATTGCTATCGGCTCTCCAGTCGAACCTGATGCTGCTTTTGTTCCACCGTCGCCTTGGTCTCTCGCTGCGATTGGTTTTATCGTGGTGACCATGGGTTGGATGCCTGCGCCTATCGAAATTTCCAGCATCACCTCTATGTGGCTAAAAAGCCAAAAAGAGAAGCAGGAAGTGACCGCACAATCAGCACTGTTCGATTTCAATGTCGGCTACATTGGTACTGCACTGCTTGCTTTAGTATTTGTTGCGTTAGGCGCGCTAGTACTTCACGGTTCGGGTGTTGAACTGTCTCGCTCCGGTGTTGGCTTCACTCATCAATTGGTCGGCATCTACGCTTCGACAATTGGTGAATGGTCTCGTCCATTAATCGCTCTTATCGCTTTCTTCTGTATCTTTGGTAGTACGATTACCGTTATCGACGGCTACTCTCGCGTGCTTGCTGAATCACAGCGCCTATTATTCAAAAAAGATTCAAGCCCAAGAATGCTGCAAGGCTGGATCATCATTGTCTCTCTCGCGGCATTAGCGATTGTGATGTTCTTTAGCGCTGCACTGATGCCAATGCTTGATTTTGCGATGGTACTTGCCTTTGCGACCACGCCATTCTTCGCGCTGCTTAACTTCATCCTAGTGAACAAGGCTAAGCTTCCAGAAGCCCTAGCCATTGGCAGCAAGCTAAAATGGCTGTCTATCGCGGGTCTTGTTTACCTGTTTGGTTTCTTGGCAGTATTTGTTTGGTGGAAGTGGTTGATGTAACCCCTCTGCCAATACATCTTTCAACAACCAATGCAGCTTTCAAACGCTAGATAAAAATAAGGCCTTCATGATGAAGGCCTTATTTCGTTGAAGCATCTCGCTAATTCAAAACTAGTTGTGAGAAACCACAATCAAGCGTAATGAATCTAGCTGAACCTGAGCTTTGCTGATGTAACCAGTCAGTTCATTGATTTGAGCTTCGATTACCTCTAGCTCTTCATCACGAATATTAGGGTTCACGGCTTTAAGCGCTTGTAAACGCTCTAACTCACCGTTCAGGTTAGTCTGCATATCTCGTTGAGCTTGTTCACGCACTTCTTCCACTTTAGGAAGTACGTGCGTCTCACCCGCTTCGATTAGCTTGTGAATTTCACCTTGTACCGAATTAACTAGCTTGCTCGCTAGGTGACGGTTTACAGGGCTTAATTGACGGTTAAAGCTGTCGAACTCAACCTGAGCTGATAAGTCATTACCACGGCCATCCATCATCAAACGAATTGGCGTCTTAGGTAAGAACTGGCTGATACCGCTGCGTTTCGGTGCTTGCGCATCCACAAGGTAAACCAGCTCAAGCAGGATAGTACCCACTGGCAGCG
Coding sequences:
- a CDS encoding universal stress protein — translated: MYRQILVPVDLNDKGFSDKAVELAVWHAKHSNAEVHILNVLPGIHMSMVASYFPKDAANQMKLDVKNQLKEFADKHIDDEVVYKVHVAEGKTYTTILDYAEKLGADLIVMPSHKRSKIDKVVLGSVASKVVQNSPINVLVVKPQG
- a CDS encoding D-2-hydroxyacid dehydrogenase, which produces MPKLKVVFLDRATIPSQIHLKPLSFENEWVEYDFTAPELVAERVAGADVVITNKVVLNADNLAQAQQLKLIAVSATGVNNVDVDYCKSNNIAVANVQGYATQSVPEHVIAMLFTLKRNLVGYHQDIEAGEWQKDKQFCFFTHPIQDVAGSTLGLIGSGSLGQATAILAKAIGMNVIFAERKGADSCREGYLPFDTVLQQADAISLHCPLTEATRNLISDRELAMMKPSAVLINAGRGGLVDEQALVEALKSNEIAGAGMDVFTQEPAYNSNPLLANSHLPNLLLTPHVAWGSDSSIQKLSDILIDNIDGFVAGNPQNLVR
- the rluA gene encoding bifunctional tRNA pseudouridine(32) synthase/23S rRNA pseudouridine(746) synthase RluA, which gives rise to MALEQYTPPREPWIDIVYQDDDILVVNKPAGLLSVPGRLPEHYDSIWSRLVVEFPEIQVVHRLDMSTSGLMLLAKHKQAERHLKKQFQYRLTHKLYYARVWGSVEEAEGLIDLPLICDWPNRPKQKVCFEDGKSSQTRYVVEQEEAQTTLLKLLPITGRSHQLRVHCMEMGNPIVGDEFYATPDAFNYSDRLALHACELSFYHPANDQLFKAFVLCEFYPQASPQIEQHFEIAPELPDYSKLKA
- a CDS encoding NRAMP family divalent metal transporter, producing the protein MESTVKTTNTKTPISAPLSSLIKSLGPGIMMAAAAVGGSHLVASTKAGAIYGWQLAALIILVNVFKYPFFRAGIQYTLGTGQSLVEGYSNLGRPYLVIFSILSAISAVVNTAALLLFSASLLSYFVPFDLATSTLCMIVLATCLIILFAGHYRALDTLSKAIMAILTITTLAAVAIAIGSPVEPDAAFVPPSPWSLAAIGFIVVTMGWMPAPIEISSITSMWLKSQKEKQEVTAQSALFDFNVGYIGTALLALVFVALGALVLHGSGVELSRSGVGFTHQLVGIYASTIGEWSRPLIALIAFFCIFGSTITVIDGYSRVLAESQRLLFKKDSSPRMLQGWIIIVSLAALAIVMFFSAALMPMLDFAMVLAFATTPFFALLNFILVNKAKLPEALAIGSKLKWLSIAGLVYLFGFLAVFVWWKWLM